One Bos taurus isolate L1 Dominette 01449 registration number 42190680 breed Hereford chromosome 14, ARS-UCD2.0, whole genome shotgun sequence genomic region harbors:
- the NTAQ1 gene encoding protein N-terminal glutamine amidohydrolase, with amino-acid sequence MEGDAPVAAAAHYQPASPPRDACVYNSCYCEENIWKLCEYIKNHDQYPLEECYAVFISNERKMDYHVVLLHVSSGGQSFIYDLDTVLPFPCPFDTYVEDAFKSDEDIHPQFRRKFRVIRADSYLKNFASDRSHMKDSSGNWREPPPSYPCIETGDSKMNLNDFISMDPEVGWGAVYSLPEFVHRFSSQNY; translated from the exons ATGGAAGGGGACGCCCCGGTCGCCGCAGCCGCCCACTACCAGCCGGCCAGCCCCCCGCGGGACGCCTGTGTCTACAACAGCTGCTACTG tgaagaaaatatttggaagcTCTGCGAATACATCAAAAACCACGACCAGTATCCTTTAGAAGAGTGTTATGCTGTCTTCATATCTAATGAGAGGAAGATG GATTACCACGTTGTCTTGCTTCATGTTTCAAGCGGAGGACAGAGCTTCATTTATGACCTTGACACTGTCCTGCCGTTCCCCTGCCCCTTTGACACATACGTGGAAGATGCCTTTAAGTCTGACGAGGACATCCACCCACAGTTCAGAAG GAAATTTAGAGTGATCCGTGCAGACTCATATCTGAAGAACTTTGCTTCTGACCGATCTCACATGAAAGACTCCAGTGGAAACTGGAGAGAGCCTCCCCCATCGTATCCCTGCATCGAGACTGGAG attccaagaTGAACCTGAATGATTTTATCAGCATGGATCCTGAGGTCGGATGGGGAGCCGTCTACTCACTGCCTGAGTTTGTACATCGGTTTAGCAGCCAGAACTACTGA
- the NTAQ1 gene encoding protein N-terminal glutamine amidohydrolase isoform X1: protein MEGDAPVAAAAHYQPASPPRDACVYNSCYCEENIWKLCEYIKNHDQYPLEECYAVFISNERKMIPIWKQQARPGDGPVIWDYHVVLLHVSSGGQSFIYDLDTVLPFPCPFDTYVEDAFKSDEDIHPQFRRKFRVIRADSYLKNFASDRSHMKDSSGNWREPPPSYPCIETGDSKMNLNDFISMDPEVGWGAVYSLPEFVHRFSSQNY, encoded by the exons ATGGAAGGGGACGCCCCGGTCGCCGCAGCCGCCCACTACCAGCCGGCCAGCCCCCCGCGGGACGCCTGTGTCTACAACAGCTGCTACTG tgaagaaaatatttggaagcTCTGCGAATACATCAAAAACCACGACCAGTATCCTTTAGAAGAGTGTTATGCTGTCTTCATATCTAATGAGAGGAAGATG ATACCTATCTGGAAGCAGCAGGCAAGACCCGGAGATGGACCTGTCATCTGG GATTACCACGTTGTCTTGCTTCATGTTTCAAGCGGAGGACAGAGCTTCATTTATGACCTTGACACTGTCCTGCCGTTCCCCTGCCCCTTTGACACATACGTGGAAGATGCCTTTAAGTCTGACGAGGACATCCACCCACAGTTCAGAAG GAAATTTAGAGTGATCCGTGCAGACTCATATCTGAAGAACTTTGCTTCTGACCGATCTCACATGAAAGACTCCAGTGGAAACTGGAGAGAGCCTCCCCCATCGTATCCCTGCATCGAGACTGGAG attccaagaTGAACCTGAATGATTTTATCAGCATGGATCCTGAGGTCGGATGGGGAGCCGTCTACTCACTGCCTGAGTTTGTACATCGGTTTAGCAGCCAGAACTACTGA